GCGCCTGTTGGGTTTGAAATCTGGTGTGTCGAGCTCCAAATCCGAGCCCTACTCCATTAGCTGCGGTGGTTGAGTCGGGATTTGCCGATGGCATGATCTTTAAACGAATGGCTTCTCGGTTCACCCAGCCGTATACAACATCTACCGGAGGCGTTGGACTTTCCTTGAGGATGTCTCGTCTGGTTCCTTCGAATTGGGAGTTTAATCCCGCCAAGAATTTGTACAATCTCCTCTGATTGATGATGTTTCGATACTCACCTATTCCTTTATCGTAGCAGGTGAAGGTCTTGGTTTGGCATCGATCAATTTCGATCCAAACCCCGTGCAAGGTCCTCCAGTAGGTCTCCAGATCCGTGTCCCCTTGGACAATCCGGCTGGCCTTATCCTCCAAATTGTATATTATATATGAATCCGACGTACTCTGGTACGTCACAGCCAAGCTATCCCAAATCGCCTTCGCACTTTGGTGGTACGCGAAATCTGCGACGATTTCGATCTCCATGTTGTCCACGATCCAGGAGAAGACCTCTAAATCGGTCTCCTCCCACTCCAGATATTCTTTATCGGTTGGTTTTGGGGGTTCCGGCGCTCCGGTGATGTGCCGCAATGCCCTTTGGCTCCCGATGACTACTCGCATCAGTCGAGCCCATAGTGCATAGTTTCTTCCATTTAGCTTGAATGCTACTGTAATATTCTTGCTTGCTTTGAGTCTGAGATCGCCGGTTTTGACATCGTCTTCTTCTGCCATTTTCAGGTTTAATtatcctccgccgccgccttctGGTCGGGACAGGTATACAAGCGATGATGAAATTATCTTCTGAGCCTTTGATTATttggctctgatgccatgttgaaGAATATGTTCATATATTTCTCAAGTATGTATTATGGAGGAGGAAATACACGCCTAAATAGGCATAGAGAATTTACATATGGTATGATTTACTATGATTTACCCTAGCTACACATCAGGAAATAATCACTCCTAAATGATATTATAATCTTTTCATAATCTTGCTTGATTTCTTCCTTGATTTCTAACCTTTCAAATATCTTTATTTCGTCTAGAAATTATCTTCAgatttttaacttttaaatgCTCTATATTGAAAAGAATTTTCTTACAGATGAATTGACAAAAGATGTAAAAAAAAGCGAGGTTTAAATTGGACAGTACGTTATGTATTGTTTTTAAACTGTTTTTTCTGAAAATTTTTAGTTCTacattgaaaaatgaaaactaaCATATTTCGACAAGTGAAGCATTAAATAACATACATTCAGATGTTCAACAGTTTTATGTAACAAAGAAAATTAAACAGAATTACAAAAAGGAAGTTGAAATTTTGTATAGTATGTATAGGCATCATATGCAactttatcatttttaatttagtCTACTGACAATTGATTATAAGTTTTGGCTTTACTATTTACATGACGTGTGTTTTTATATGTTTTTAATTACAACTAACGTGTGTTTAATAATCACTAGATCACATGGGAGAAAATGACAGGTTAATTGCTTTTGCTGCAGATTTTGATCACTTAGAATTAAGAAGCTGCTGTGAAGCTTCCTTGTCATTTCTGTTATGATCAAATCCCAATATTTGACTTTATAAACACAACCGTGATCCTAACGAGATTTTGCATTTCTAATCATTTAATGATTTTGCCAATTTGTGTTGCAGGAAATGAGGCGGCTATTCCTAGGAAAGTGCAATCTCTagctaaattataaaaaaaatgatcagATAAAACTGACGACAGCAGAAAACAAACCATGGTTTGAATTTGGTCAAGTGTGGGCGATGTCGGTGCTACACGTCGACAAGAAACAAAATAATCAGACAATGATGTCGAAGTTGATGCTGTAGTTAGTGATCAGTTGGTAGcctcaaatattttttaattatttagtgagtactagtattttataaaattcgCTTTGGTATATTTTGTAGTATCGTGTTTTTTCATCTTTTCTTTTGTCatcttttttttggaaaaaactaACATAACAAACATATAATCTATTATACATCAACCAAATAGTGAGAACCAAAATGGAAACTCTAAAACATGAACTCTTCTATAAACACTCTATGTATACTATAGAGGAAATTACAATTCCACATTCAATACTAACATAGAATTTTAAGTATTCAGATGCTCAATAGTTTATGTAAAAAAGaaagattaaaaaattacaaaaaaaaggaaCTTGAAATTTTCTAGTTTGTATATATATCATATTTAATTTAGTCTATTTAATTTGAAATGGATAATTAGATTGCCTTTATTATTGATACTATACAACTAGCATGTGTTTTAATCAGTAGATCACATGGGAATAAAGGGCAGAGAACTGGATTTTCttgtatttatattattatgctTGAGAATATTCATTTCTTTAAATTAGGACTTTAAATTAGGTCAATATTCAGGTTGCTCTTGCTGCCCTGCATTTTGACTTAAGAAGCTGCTGCGAAGCTCTGATCACTTGACATTTCTTTTGCGTACTATATAATTCCAAGAATTTAACACAACCGTCACCGACTCACCATAATTAGATTGCAATTCTAATCATTTCTTGATTTTGCCATATTTTGCCACATATTTTTGCAGGAAATGAGGCTGCTATTTCTAGGAAAGTGCAAAATCTAGATTTGGCCAAATGTGGTACGATTTCGGCGTTACCCACACGCTGTGGCTACTATATTTATTTACAAAAGTTGCATGCTATTTATTTACAAAAGTTTCACGCTGTggctactatttattgaaacaaAAATTATAACTCCATATACAGTAAAGTTTCATGCTATTAAACCTTTTGCTATTTTGATCTCATCATATATATTATGATGAGCGAGCTTGATTTTGATCTCATTTGATTTTTACGCAGGGGTGTTCAAGCCATGTTAATACCAATGGAAGatcaatatatgaaaattgTGAGTATATAAACAATCTGAATTGTCTATTTATATATGAATCATTTGTCTTAATCACTGCTGCACAGGTGGAAGAGGAATTCGAGCTGGCCAAAAGAAGGATAGATGCCAGAATGATGGGGTGAGAGGAAATACagtaatctttttttttcttgatcaagATTCATTACTGAATATCCTTTATTTGATTTTCAGCTGTTCGAAAGATGCGAGCACGATGAAGCTGGAGTTTAGGAACAGGATTGCTCGAATGATCTTGACCGGAGAGGAGATCAAAGGAGAAGGAGATGTTCCTATTGAGGTGGCTCTTGTTGATGATGTGACAAGAGATGTTGTAGTTGATGAACCGGATGCCTCTGCGAATATCGACTTCTATCTTCTCAATGTTTCTGAAGCTGGAGAATCGATAGTCCCTCAAGAAGAAGGTAAAAAGCCTATTCTTGCAGCAGGAAATGTACCTCTGCAGCTGCACAGAGGCGTTGCTAAAATCAACAACCTCAAGATCAGAAACTGCGCCACCAAGATTAAGCCACCGGTGTTCAAGCTAGGCGCCAGGGTTGTTGGTGCTTCTGTTCGAGTCAAGGAAGCCACGACAGAGGCCTTCGCCCTCAAAGATTTTCGTCAAAAATGTAGTAATTCTCCTTCATTCTTATTCATAGTCTAATGTGTTTAATGACTAATGACACTTATTTTGATGATCTTCAGATTTCAAGAAGCACAGGAATCCATCTCTATCTGATCAAGTGTCGCGATTGGTGTTCATTCGCAGAGGTGGTAAGATCAACGAACGTCTTCAAGACAATAACATCTACACCGTGGAGGATTTTCTGATTCGACTTCTCTTAGATCCTCAAAGCCTCGAGAGTgtaactttttctctttttcttgaGTATTATACTATAAATAGTTGATATAAATAACTCATCATATATGAtgagttatttatttattgagtaATCTCCATATGCCAAATCAATCACCTCCATCGAACTAAGAACGTTCTCCTAATCATCTAAGGTTCGATATAAAGCTTTGTAGTTTGCAGTCCAAAGCTGATCTTGCCTTTCTACCGGAGCTAGGAATTTGTAGAGAGGGGGGCAAATTTTTATACGAAGGAATTTTAAGTATTTTTGAGGAGAGGCATTTAGTAAGAGattgaatgaaataaaatttataatatgtaatatatatacatgtgttAGAAAATGAGGACCCCACCTAGGCATAATGTAGATTCGCCCATGTCTACCACTAGGCATGATTATTTGCAAAAAGGGCTTCAAATAggtatgtacatatatatatgtgtgtgtgtataacTTAGTTTGTTGGTTTATTGTAGATTGTGAAGACCCAAGCCAAGAAGTGGAAGGCAATTGTCAACAATGCTCAAGCATGCCTAGTCAGTGAAAGGGTGTACTGTTACATAGATCCGAAGCAGAAGACAGGTGTCGCCTTCAACATTCTTGGACGCGTGCAAGGATTATGTTCGGGCAGCCACTACTCTCAGACAAGCACGCTGTCTGAAAAACAGAAGGCATATTTCATACAATCTGAGTATCCTATTTTGAGCATATTGAGTAAGTATTTCTTACTAAATCTGTTGAATAACAGGTTGATGCTAAGAAACTGTTAGCCTCAGCTTACCAAAACTGGAACGAGGTGAAGGCCTTGGATGACCAGAATTATGTCCAACAGCATTTACATGAGTTAACTGAAATGGTGGGTGGATCGAGCTCAGCAATGAACTCGTGTGGGGAAGATGTTGTTGGATCCATGGATGATGAAATAGACGTTGTATATGATGCTGCGATGCAAAGCCCTCACGACTGGCCTTGGAGTCTTTGAAGGCTTGAGGAGCGAGTCGAATGGTGATGAGCCTCGGATCGTTGTTGGTAGTGGCAATTCACCAAGAATGTTGAGATAAGTGGTGTGTGTATCCAAATAGTTACTTGTCTCTGAGGAGAAGAGTGGCCTTGTTGCATCTTACCCCGACTTAACCAATGGATTGCCCATTATTAATGGAGTAACTGATTTATAAGCTgaacactttttttttcaaatcaagTTAGAAAAATAATGggccaaaatattaaaataataataataataataataataataataataataataataataataataataataataataataataataataataataataataataataataataataataatccacATTATATATGCACTTTTTCCACCCGCTGTTGATTACATTAACATAACATTTCCGTTATATGGCAGTTGGTGAGAAGCCAATCATAACAGTACAGAAAAGATACTTCCAATAACGAATTTTTGCTATTTATCAAAAGCCAATCACATCGTCTTATTTTATCTGCGCCCCAAATTTAAGGGCACGCGTTTACGAGCGCGTGAATAATTACTCGTACGGTGGcgtgtattaatttttaaattcatttacaTAATGGATGGCCCCGATTGGCTGAAATGGTCAAACTTTTCGGCAATGTAGTTTTATACTGTCTACAAAAAATAGGACACCTTGTGAATGACACAGTTTTAATGTCAAATTAGTAATGTAAGAGAGAaagtaaaaaagtaaaagagaagtagtgttagtggaatatgaggtccatattattagtaagagaaaaattattgaaaactttccttttttagatgtgctttatttttcgtagacaaccaaaaatggtaaatgtgttctattttttatgaacggatggagtatttcatTTGTCCTATCTTAAGTGAAAAGTTTTCCTATTTATGTTATCccactaaaaatgaaacatttctaaaaattgaaacaacATTATCTATTGTTTCttctctcttaccttactttCTCTTCATTAACTAACAAAACACCACTACATAAAATTCTGTACCGAAAACTTAATGgagtatttcatatttaatgggacggagggagtataatctttccatcccataaaagatgtctcatTCTTTggacgacacgaaattttatacaactttattttgtgtgttaaatagagagagtgaataaagtacAAATAAATGTATTTCCAATTTTAGTAATGTGTCATCTTTGTTGGGACaatctaaaaaagaaagtgaatcATCTTCAATTGGACGGAGCGAGTATTACTCCTGTCCGCCTCATAATAAgaatcacatttcacttttatcatataTGATAAGTAAATAAgaatcacatttcacttttatcatatatggtaagtaggtcccacatttcactaactcacacCACtcacatttattttaaaattaataaaaaaagtgaacgtcatattccactaacttttccaacccattattctttatatttcttaaaattcgttaCTCGTATTATAGTACCGAGAGAGTAAATATTACGTAATTATCTATTTATATATACTATTTCGATCAAGTAATTGGGTTTGtatggaattttttttcaacatattacaatatttttaataaaatatctaGCTTACTAAATCTAACACTAGTTGATATCACTATTCACTACACTTAGTTCAGCCTAAATTAATGATATTGTCATATTGACAAGATAAAGCTGTTTCACCGTGATGATTAAATTCAATAAGCTTCCATTTAGGGGTTTGATTGGATTTTTGCTATTCAAATTCAATAAAGCTGTACTatagttttctttttaaagtTACTACAACTTCATCTGTTCCATATTAATAGAGTTATTTTGCTATATTAAGAAGTTTTAAGTTACTTttgagttatttctatttttgattcttactttattcaccatatATTTcacacattaaactaaaaaaaatgtcaCAATTAGCAAAGAAGAATGGAAGTAATTCATAAATTTACTGCCAAATGAAGTAGAATTATAGATAGGCCTCAACAATTCCAATGTAGTCGAGTGTGTAGGTAGATGTATCACTCAATTTACGCGTTTTGGCCGCCGCTTTCCGATATGTATAAATACTTCCAAGGTAAAAGCCATTTGTTGTCAGTAGTTGCCAATTTTGTGGAGAGAGATGAGGAGTGATGAAAATGGTGCTTCATCAGAGCAGCTTGGGCAAGCTCTTGATCAAATCGTTAGAAGGTATAAGTCGATTCTGAGAAAAAATTCCTCTTTGATTTGGGTGTTTCTTGCTGATTTACTTCTGCTTActtcatttcttctttttttgtgaAGTTGATTCATGAATTCAGAACTTACATGAgcttgtgtttttatttgtatatagCGGTTGACTTACCTTTTGCTTTGCACCGAATCTTCAATTTATGGATTCTTGATCTTAATTTAGTAGTACcattgtgtgtgtgtttcttttCTTGCTTTGTTTTTGAATTGTAGCATTTGGGCTCAGCTTATTAAAGGTTAATTGTTGTTATCATCACTTTTAGAATTTAGACTAAATTCCCTTTTGCTTTTTTAGTTTCCCTTTCTGTTATGTTTAGATATTATTCCAACTTTCTGATTCATCATACTTTTGAGGATCTAAAAGAACCTCATGTGGATTCTGATGCTGCCCAATTTTGGTAAATAGAAAGCTGGAAGTTGCCATAATTGGGAGTCCTTCATCTCTTCATTCTTGATCATattgttactttttttttattttgctcgGCTACTCCCTTTATGATAGGATAATGGAGAAACAGATTAAACCTATGGTGTTACCAATGGTTAGACAACAAGTAAGGTCAATGGTCGTCACTATCGTTCAACAAGAGGTAGTACCTGTTGTTGAGGATCTAATTCGTAAAGTGGTGAGTTTCGCATCTTCTTTTCCGTGTCTGTTTAGTGCTATGTTTCCATTTTGTAAGAGGATGTCTGAACATCATGAATTGGTTATTATGTTATAAAAAGATATCACTTCACGAGAGTCGGCTTAACTTAACCCTTAGCCTAGCTTGAGTTACGTCTCAAACTTCGCCCAATGTCTTTTTTGCATTAGATAGCTAAAGTTGAGATTCATGAATCAGAGCCTATTGTACTTCAAGGTATAGATAGCTTTCTTGAAATCTTCAAGTTGTTATGAAGCTCAATGTTTTCAGTCTTCGGTAATTTATCATGGTTAATCGGAGAACTAAGGCTATTTTGTTCAATATTCTTTGTTTTAGATAAAAGAGGCTCTTCAAGAGCATGTTGAAGAGAGGCCTTCGAATGGAGGGACACGGTGAGAATTACGATATTGGTTATCTCTTATATTCCGATCAACAGCGCtgacaagatcaagaaaaaggCCCATATTTGTGGTTGATAACGAATTCTTGTATCGTTTCCTATGTGTTCATAGGAATGACTTGCCAGAGGAAAGGAGTTTACAGCTGAAGTTCGTATATGATACAGTATCCGATACTGTGACAGGCGAGGAGCTTAAAGGGATAAATGACAAATGGCTGAAGTTGGTTCTGGTTGATTCAGGCGGGAATACCGTGACCTGTGGCAGCGGATCTGATGCAAAGGTGGAGATACTACTTCTTGACGTAAATGAA
The nucleotide sequence above comes from Salvia splendens isolate huo1 unplaced genomic scaffold, SspV2 ctg142, whole genome shotgun sequence. Encoded proteins:
- the LOC121789111 gene encoding calmodulin-binding protein 60 B-like: MLIPMEDQYMKIVEEEFELAKRRIDARMMGCSKDASTMKLEFRNRIARMILTGEEIKGEGDVPIEVALVDDVTRDVVVDEPDASANIDFYLLNVSEAGESIVPQEEGKKPILAAGNVPLQLHRGVAKINNLKIRNCATKIKPPVFKLGARVVGASVRVKEATTEAFALKDFRQKYFKKHRNPSLSDQVSRLVFIRRGGKINERLQDNNIYTVEDFLIRLLLDPQSLESIVKTQAKKWKAIVNNAQACLVSERVYCYIDPKQKTGVAFNILGRVQGLCSGSHYSQTSTLSEKQKVDAKKLLASAYQNWNEVKALDDQNYVQQHLHELTEMVGGSSSAMNSCGEDVVGSMDDEIDVVYDAAMQSPHDWPWSL